The following coding sequences lie in one Pan paniscus chromosome X, NHGRI_mPanPan1-v2.0_pri, whole genome shotgun sequence genomic window:
- the PLP1 gene encoding myelin proteolipid protein isoform X1, translated as MGLLECCARCLVGAPFASLVATGLCFFGVALFCGCGHEALTGTEKLIETYFSKNYQDYEYLINVIHAFQYVIYGTASFFFLYGALLLAEGFYTTGAVRQIFGDYKTTICGKGLSATVTGGQKGRGSRGQHQAHSLERVCHCLGKWLGHPDKFVGITYALTVVWLLVFACSAVPVYIYFNTWTTCQSIAFPSKTSASIGSLCADARMYGVLPWNAFPGKVCGSNLLSICKTAEFQMTFHLFIAAFVGAAATLVSLLTFMIAATYNFAVLKLMGRGTKF; from the exons GCTTGTTAGAGTGCTGTGCAAGATGTCTGGTAGGGGCCCCCTTTGCTTCCCTGGTGGCCACTGGATTGTGTTTCTTTGGGGTGGCACTGTTCTGTGGCTGTGGACATGAAGCCCTCACTGGCACAGAAAAGCTAATTGAGACCTATTTCTCCAAAAACTACCAGGACTATGAGTATCTCATCAATGT GATCCATGCCTTCCAGTATGTCATCTATGGAActgcctctttcttcttcctttatggGGCCCTCCTGCTGGCTGAGGGCTTCTACACCACCGGCGCAGTCAGGCAGATCTTTGGCGACTACAAGACCACCATCTGCGGCAAGGGCCTGAGCGCAACGGTAACAGGGGGCCAGAAGGGGAGGGGTTCCAGAGGCCAACATCAAGCTCATTCTTTGGAGCGGGTGTGTCATTGTTTGGGAAAATGGCTAGGACATCCCGACAAG TTTGTGGGCATCACCTATGCCCTGACCGTTGTGTGGCTCCTGGTGTTTGCCTGCTCTGCTGTGCCTGTGTACATCTACTTCAACACCTGGACCACCTGCCAGTCTATTGCCTTCCCCAGCAAGACCTCTGCCAGTATAGGCAGTCTCTGTGCTGATGCCAGAATGTATG GTGTTCTCCCATGGAATGCTTTCCCTGGCAAGGTTTGTGGCTCCAATCTTCTGTCCATCTGCAAAACAGCTGAG TTCCAAATGACCTTCCACCTGTTTATTGCTGCATTTGTGGGGGCTGCAGCTACACTGGTTTCCCTG CTCACCTTCATGATTGCTGCCACTTACAACTTTGCCGTCCTTAAACTCATGGGCCGAGGCACCAAGTTCTGA
- the PLP1 gene encoding myelin proteolipid protein isoform X2, with protein sequence MGLLECCARCLVGAPFASLVATGLCFFGVALFCGCGHEALTGTEKLIETYFSKNYQDYEYLINVIHAFQYVIYGTASFFFLYGALLLAEGFYTTGAVRQIFGDYKTTICGKGLSATFVGITYALTVVWLLVFACSAVPVYIYFNTWTTCQSIAFPSKTSASIGSLCADARMYGVLPWNAFPGKVCGSNLLSICKTAEFQMTFHLFIAAFVGAAATLVSLLTFMIAATYNFAVLKLMGRGTKF encoded by the exons GCTTGTTAGAGTGCTGTGCAAGATGTCTGGTAGGGGCCCCCTTTGCTTCCCTGGTGGCCACTGGATTGTGTTTCTTTGGGGTGGCACTGTTCTGTGGCTGTGGACATGAAGCCCTCACTGGCACAGAAAAGCTAATTGAGACCTATTTCTCCAAAAACTACCAGGACTATGAGTATCTCATCAATGT GATCCATGCCTTCCAGTATGTCATCTATGGAActgcctctttcttcttcctttatggGGCCCTCCTGCTGGCTGAGGGCTTCTACACCACCGGCGCAGTCAGGCAGATCTTTGGCGACTACAAGACCACCATCTGCGGCAAGGGCCTGAGCGCAACG TTTGTGGGCATCACCTATGCCCTGACCGTTGTGTGGCTCCTGGTGTTTGCCTGCTCTGCTGTGCCTGTGTACATCTACTTCAACACCTGGACCACCTGCCAGTCTATTGCCTTCCCCAGCAAGACCTCTGCCAGTATAGGCAGTCTCTGTGCTGATGCCAGAATGTATG GTGTTCTCCCATGGAATGCTTTCCCTGGCAAGGTTTGTGGCTCCAATCTTCTGTCCATCTGCAAAACAGCTGAG TTCCAAATGACCTTCCACCTGTTTATTGCTGCATTTGTGGGGGCTGCAGCTACACTGGTTTCCCTG CTCACCTTCATGATTGCTGCCACTTACAACTTTGCCGTCCTTAAACTCATGGGCCGAGGCACCAAGTTCTGA